In Rickettsiella endosymbiont of Aleochara curtula, one genomic interval encodes:
- the cyoE gene encoding heme o synthase: protein MLKNFAMRLAKNALIYLELGKWRVTSLMLVTVWVGMSLATSTPVSWRLSLFTLLGIGLITSSAGALNHLLEQHLDSLMARTERRPLPRGKISTSHVLIFSLITSLLGLVVVSLSSNFLTCFLSFFSLIAYAFIYTLYLKKHTTQNIVIGGLAGATPPLLGWTAVTGSIDPGGLILVLIIFIWTPPHFWSLAIARHADYAKSKLPMLPVTHGIAYTKQQIFLYTLLLSGISLLPFCIGMSGFFYLVAALLLNTGFIVAAADLLKQTKAAAGIKTFHYSNFYLLMLFACLFMDHSLMRNI from the coding sequence ATGCTAAAGAATTTTGCCATGCGCTTGGCTAAAAATGCTTTAATCTATTTGGAGCTAGGAAAATGGCGCGTCACTAGTTTAATGTTAGTTACCGTTTGGGTGGGTATGTCACTCGCTACTTCGACACCGGTTTCTTGGCGATTAAGTTTGTTTACGTTATTAGGCATCGGTTTAATAACCAGTTCCGCAGGGGCGCTAAATCATTTATTAGAACAGCATTTAGATAGTCTAATGGCGCGTACCGAACGACGTCCTTTACCACGGGGAAAAATTTCAACTTCTCACGTTCTAATATTTTCATTAATCACTAGTTTATTAGGGCTAGTCGTGGTAAGCCTATCGAGTAATTTTTTAACCTGTTTTTTAAGTTTTTTTAGTCTAATTGCTTATGCGTTTATTTATACTTTATATTTAAAAAAGCATACTACGCAAAACATAGTCATTGGTGGCTTAGCGGGCGCAACTCCCCCTTTACTAGGCTGGACCGCTGTTACTGGAAGTATTGATCCCGGTGGTTTGATACTGGTTTTAATTATTTTTATTTGGACGCCGCCGCACTTCTGGTCATTAGCGATTGCCAGACATGCTGACTATGCCAAAAGCAAACTACCCATGTTGCCGGTGACGCATGGGATCGCTTATACCAAGCAACAAATTTTTCTTTATACGTTGCTTTTAAGTGGAATTAGTTTGTTACCTTTCTGCATAGGTATGAGTGGTTTCTTTTATTTAGTGGCTGCTTTACTGTTAAATACGGGATTTATAGTTGCTGCGGCCGATTTATTAAAGCAAACTAAAGCCGCAGCAGGGATAAAAACCTTTCATTATTCGAATTTTTATTTACTTATGCTGTTTGCTTGTTTGTTCATGGACCATTCTTTAATGAGGAATATTTAA